The Clarias gariepinus isolate MV-2021 ecotype Netherlands chromosome 24, CGAR_prim_01v2, whole genome shotgun sequence region GCAAACCGACATCATTATGTGACTCTACTGGTAAAGCTGACATCTGGTTAATCCGAACTTATTGGGATTTTGAATATCCACGGCCACTcctgccaaatttcaaatttgTTGGTGGATTACACTGCAAGCCTGCAAAACCTCTACCAAAAGTAAGTTCAGTTTTATATCTCATGCTATCTATTTTTAGACATCATCTTCCATTTTAGTTAGAGATAAGCATAGAATTCATTATACTATTTAGGATTTGTGAGCATGAAGACATTTTTGTATATCGAATTAGCTGTCTAACCTTCCCTCACGTGCTATGAGAAAACAAGACCATGATTAATTCTACTTCTTTTAACTATATTCCAgatcatattttttatacatagtCATACATAGCCTTAATTTTATTAGCACATCAAAGACACTGCAGGATTAGTAATCCCAAATTGACTCAAAGAAAGTTACATTTGAGAATTTTCAAACTGACTTATTAATTGGGAGAAATTAATATgacaaaataagtaaaacagtaaatgtgcaaaagtcttccAGTGTAGTCATGAACATCTGTCTCATTGATGACTGtacattgttatttttaataggAGATGGAGGATTTTGTTCAGAGTTCGGGAGACAACGGTATTGTAGTGTTTTCACTGGGATCCATGATAAAAAGCCTCACCAAAGAGAGAGCGAACACCATCGCTTCAGCACTCAGCAGGATTCCCCAAAAGGTCTGAGTTGACACAATTTACAAGGCTCATATTGATACATCTTTAATCTAAAAGTTCATGAAGAATATTATTAGCCGAGATGTTTTGATTTAAAATCtggataaaataaacataattataatttttcattGATTCTAAATGCTGTGATGGATCCAAAATCCAAAATGTTCCAATATGCAATGACCTAGATATGGATAAGTTCGCCAGACCTGAATCCTGTCTGTAATTTCAGGTTTTATGGCGATATGCAGGCGAGAAACCAGAAACTCTTGCTCCTAATACAAGAATCTATGACTGGATTCCTCAAAATGATTtactaggtaaaaaaaaaaattctgtatgtgtatataatataaaattttgttgcagtaaatacagtagCGATTGGTATTTGCAGGACATCCTAAAACCAAGGCCTTCGTGACCCATGGTGGGACGAATGGAATCTATGAAGCTATTTATCATGGAGTTCCAATGGTGGGCCTGCCGCTGTTTGATGATCAGCCTGACAACATAAATCACATGAAAACCAAAGGAGCTGCTGTTATGCTTGACTTCATCAAAATGGAGAGCAAGGACTTGACACGGGCTCTCAATGACGTCATTAACAATGCATCGTGAGTTGATTTAGTGATTTCAGTAAGACTTGTCACATTTATATCACTCAATTTTGCATGGGCAAAAAATAAttcagtcagtcagtctgtAATTCAGTCAAGCTGCTATCTTCGTTCCGTTATTCCTAATAGGGTTACTGTGACCGACATATCACCTGGGATTTCAAGCTGGCCAAGTTAGAGTTCAACTTTTTTCAACTTTTCCTGTTGAAAACCTTTTTCACTCATCAGCTTTTGCTGCTGGCTACACAATGCAACCTTACCTTGAAACATGTACacagaattagttttttttggccaggtttTCTCTGTTTGAGTAAACTGGATTTTATTAGAAAGAtgctttaaacaaataataacacCTTCTGCTTTCAAACAAATATGCAAACCCTTTTCAGGATTTGGATGAAGACATTTCTGTATATTGAATTAGCTTTCTAACCTTCTCTCATGTGCTAAGACCTATTATACGAAAACAAGACCTTCTTTCAACTATATTTCAggtcacatttttttattttcttattattattaataaatagggcccaagcactatagggacCTTCTTGTTTTCCTAAGAACTTTTTTTCACCCTTTTGTGCTTTTTAGGGGAGctcatttagagctcattgagccgaacaactttcgcactgcatgtcatgggctcaactcagcAGGAAATCAGTATTTTGGGTCGTTCGCAAAAATGCACCTGATAGATTTTGATGTACTCCttctagggaatttatacgatcgccactaaaccgggccgatgtgatctaagGAGGCAAAAATTGCCGTgacaatgccttaaacttacTGAAAAATGATtcataactttctgtgtggcacaca contains the following coding sequences:
- the LOC128512013 gene encoding UDP-glucuronosyltransferase 2A2-like isoform X2, with protein sequence MDEISRITMTFITVRDSARIYTSQFTFGLVDSVHHFALQNSMTSTDRRGKPTSLCDSTGKADIWLIRTYWDFEYPRPLLPNFKFVGGLHCKPAKPLPKEMEDFVQSSGDNGIVVFSLGSMIKSLTKERANTIASALSRIPQKVLWRYAGEKPETLAPNTRIYDWIPQNDLLGHPKTKAFVTHGGTNGIYEAIYHGVPMVGLPLFDDQPDNINHMKTKGAAVMLDFIKMESKDLTRALNDVINNASYKENMMRLSRIHHDQPMKPLDQAAYWIEFVMRHKGAKHLRVEAHNLTWYQYHCLDVAAFLLSITALIVFIFVKTCSWLVRKCCIKTRTKSKKE